From the genome of Geothrix sp. 21YS21S-4, one region includes:
- the rpmI gene encoding 50S ribosomal protein L35, translating into MSYKIKTHKGAAKRFKKTAGGKFKRGCSHQRHILTKKTAKRKRQLDMGGMVAKADQKAVAAMLPYA; encoded by the coding sequence ATGAGCTACAAGATCAAGACCCACAAGGGCGCCGCCAAGCGGTTCAAGAAGACTGCCGGCGGGAAGTTCAAGCGCGGGTGCTCGCACCAGCGCCACATCCTGACCAAGAAGACCGCGAAGCGGAAGCGCCAGCTGGACATGGGTGGGATGGTCGCGAAGGCCGACCAGAAGGCCGTTGCCGCGATGCTGCCCTACGCCTGA
- the rplT gene encoding 50S ribosomal protein L20, with the protein MTRVKRGFKRAQRRKRMMKFAKGFYGAKSRLYRSAKEAVEKALGYGYRDRKVKKRDFRRLWVVRISAACSQNGTSYSKFMGGLKKASVDLDRKVLADLAVRNPEAFTKLVAVAKG; encoded by the coding sequence ATGACTCGTGTAAAGCGCGGTTTTAAGCGGGCCCAGCGCCGCAAGCGGATGATGAAGTTCGCGAAGGGCTTCTACGGCGCCAAGTCCCGGCTGTACCGTTCCGCGAAGGAAGCCGTCGAGAAGGCCCTCGGCTACGGCTACCGCGACCGCAAGGTCAAGAAGCGCGACTTCCGCCGCCTGTGGGTCGTGCGCATCAGCGCCGCCTGCTCCCAGAACGGCACCAGCTACTCCAAGTTTATGGGCGGCCTGAAGAAGGCTTCCGTGGATCTGGACCGCAAGGTCCTGGCGGATCTCGCCGTCCGCAATCCCGAGGCGTTTACCAAGCTCGTGGCCGTGGCCAAGGGCTGA
- the pheS gene encoding phenylalanine--tRNA ligase subunit alpha: protein MDHLLPAEIVEAGRAFPGALAACGDLDALLRLKGAYVGREGSHAARLMELLKAAPKEQKRELGAAINGLKQQWEEGLKARQADLEAAKARLGVLADQWDPALPPPVPPRGALHPLNRLMDRLVEVFRPLGFHVEEGPEVETEAHNFDGLNIPEDHPAKASSDTFYLAAHPELLLRTHTSPVQVRTLLRVAPDLAKLGGVRFLAPGRVYRKDEIDPTHSPMFHQVEGMLVGHGIGMQHLKGTLEYALRALFGPDTEIRLRPSYFPFVEPGCEVDVSCPLCGAKGCRVCKGSGWVEILGAGLIHPNVLAYAGIDPTEWSGWAFGMGVERMAMMLSQTPDLRLFFENDQRFLAAMGGLD from the coding sequence ATGGACCACCTGCTTCCAGCGGAGATCGTCGAGGCCGGCCGGGCCTTTCCCGGGGCCCTCGCCGCCTGCGGCGACCTCGACGCGCTCCTGCGCCTGAAGGGCGCCTATGTGGGCCGTGAAGGCAGCCACGCCGCGCGGCTGATGGAGCTGCTCAAGGCCGCGCCCAAGGAACAGAAGCGCGAGCTGGGCGCCGCCATCAACGGCCTCAAGCAGCAGTGGGAAGAAGGCCTCAAGGCCCGCCAGGCTGACCTGGAGGCCGCGAAGGCGCGCCTCGGCGTCCTGGCCGACCAGTGGGATCCGGCTCTTCCGCCACCGGTTCCGCCCCGCGGCGCGCTGCATCCCCTCAATCGGCTGATGGACCGCCTGGTGGAGGTGTTCCGGCCCCTGGGCTTCCACGTCGAAGAAGGGCCTGAGGTCGAGACCGAGGCCCACAACTTCGACGGGCTGAACATTCCCGAGGATCATCCCGCCAAGGCCAGCTCGGACACCTTCTACCTCGCGGCTCATCCCGAACTGCTGCTCCGCACCCACACGAGCCCCGTTCAGGTGCGCACGCTCCTGCGCGTGGCGCCGGACCTGGCGAAGCTCGGCGGCGTCCGCTTTCTGGCGCCGGGCCGGGTCTACCGCAAGGACGAGATCGATCCCACCCACAGTCCCATGTTCCACCAGGTGGAGGGCATGCTGGTGGGCCACGGAATCGGAATGCAGCACCTCAAGGGCACGCTGGAATACGCGCTCCGCGCGCTGTTCGGGCCCGACACGGAGATTCGCCTGCGGCCCTCGTACTTCCCGTTCGTGGAGCCGGGCTGCGAAGTGGACGTGAGCTGTCCCCTCTGCGGCGCCAAGGGCTGCCGCGTGTGCAAGGGCTCGGGTTGGGTGGAGATCTTGGGCGCGGGCCTGATCCATCCGAACGTCCTGGCCTACGCGGGTATCGATCCCACGGAATGGTCCGGCTGGGCCTTCGGGATGGGCGTGGAGCGGATGGCCATGATGCTGAGCCAGACACCCGATCTGCGGCTGTTCTTCGAGAACGACCAGCGCTTCCTCGCGGCCATGGGAGGGCTCGACTGA
- a CDS encoding phenylalanine--tRNA ligase subunit beta: MWIERNALAAEVPAAATLETRQLCELLASLGFPVDGVAAREGVDVLDVDITANRGDAMSHRGLAREVAAKLRQPLVPVAPPGVAEGAPKVEVRLESPACPIYATALLTLGEGGTPPEAQAFLRALEASPKGLSAVDASNELLHRYGHPTHAFDADRIRGAVTVRWARPGETLVTLDGVTRTLVAADLVIADEDGPIALAGVMGGDGTKVTGTTRRVLLESAWFDPKTVRATARRHSLHTDASHRFGRGADPAMAPVARDLLVDRLRTWAGAVLEGAWTAGTLPASAAPVALPEALLTRVAGEGLPLTEAAEVLRSLGCGVEIGADGLSVRPPSWRHDLALPEDLTEEVLRLRGYERIPSVLPPLEGPPVPLHEGYRQRQALARRLAHLGFHQTVTYGFISPDADAAFAGPDNLAEGRTLSNPLGQEYSVLRGTLLSSLRAAALQNLRQGAREVRLFEVAPTYVTGPQGPSERFTLGLAWGGIQGGEDHLTPARPVKEADLRGIAAGLGLDRLPVIRTLGEGLFGFEIPVADLPRPGARIIPGFQPFSRFPSVERDLSLLVDLGQSYEALVGAMRKILPAEALQDLRCVDVFRHRSLPEGRQAWLMRLRFQADRTLVGEDVDGWMAAALAAAESLGAKLRA, from the coding sequence ATGTGGATCGAACGCAACGCCCTCGCCGCGGAAGTGCCCGCCGCCGCGACGCTGGAAACTCGCCAGCTCTGCGAACTCCTCGCCTCGCTCGGCTTTCCCGTGGACGGCGTGGCCGCGCGGGAGGGCGTCGACGTGCTGGACGTCGACATCACCGCCAACCGCGGCGACGCCATGTCCCATCGCGGTTTGGCGCGGGAGGTGGCCGCCAAGCTCCGCCAGCCCCTCGTTCCCGTGGCTCCTCCAGGAGTGGCCGAAGGCGCGCCCAAGGTCGAGGTGCGCCTGGAGAGCCCGGCCTGTCCCATCTATGCCACGGCGCTGTTGACGCTGGGCGAGGGGGGCACTCCGCCAGAGGCGCAGGCCTTTCTCCGCGCACTGGAGGCCTCTCCCAAGGGCCTGTCCGCCGTGGACGCGTCCAATGAGCTGCTCCATCGCTACGGCCACCCCACCCACGCCTTCGACGCCGACCGCATCCGGGGCGCCGTGACCGTGCGTTGGGCCCGCCCGGGGGAGACCCTGGTGACCTTGGACGGGGTCACCCGCACGCTGGTGGCGGCGGACCTGGTCATCGCCGACGAGGACGGTCCCATCGCCCTGGCGGGGGTCATGGGCGGCGACGGCACCAAGGTGACCGGAACCACCCGCCGGGTGCTTCTCGAAAGCGCCTGGTTCGATCCCAAGACCGTGCGCGCCACGGCCCGCCGCCACAGCCTGCACACGGATGCCTCCCATCGCTTCGGGCGGGGCGCCGATCCGGCCATGGCCCCCGTTGCGCGGGATCTCCTGGTGGACCGCCTCCGGACCTGGGCGGGCGCCGTTTTGGAAGGCGCTTGGACAGCCGGAACGCTTCCGGCGTCTGCCGCGCCTGTGGCACTGCCCGAAGCTCTGCTGACGCGGGTGGCCGGAGAAGGCCTGCCCCTCACGGAAGCGGCCGAGGTGCTGCGCTCCTTGGGATGCGGGGTGGAGATCGGGGCCGACGGCCTCTCGGTCCGTCCCCCTTCTTGGCGCCACGATCTGGCCCTTCCGGAGGATCTGACCGAAGAAGTGCTGCGCCTCCGCGGGTACGAGCGCATTCCCTCGGTGCTGCCTCCGCTGGAGGGACCGCCGGTCCCGCTCCACGAGGGCTACCGTCAGCGGCAGGCCCTGGCCCGGCGGCTGGCCCACCTGGGCTTCCATCAGACCGTCACCTACGGGTTCATCAGCCCCGACGCGGACGCCGCGTTCGCCGGACCGGACAACCTCGCGGAGGGCCGGACCCTGTCCAATCCCCTGGGCCAGGAATACTCGGTCCTGCGGGGCACCCTTCTCTCCAGCCTCCGGGCCGCCGCCCTCCAGAACCTGCGGCAGGGCGCCCGGGAGGTCCGGCTGTTCGAAGTCGCGCCGACCTACGTCACGGGTCCGCAGGGCCCGTCCGAGCGCTTCACCCTGGGGTTGGCCTGGGGGGGGATCCAGGGCGGGGAGGACCACCTGACGCCCGCCCGGCCGGTGAAGGAAGCCGATCTGAGGGGGATCGCGGCCGGCCTGGGCCTGGATCGCCTGCCCGTCATCCGAACCCTGGGTGAAGGCCTGTTCGGCTTCGAGATTCCCGTGGCCGACCTCCCCCGGCCCGGCGCGCGGATCATTCCCGGCTTCCAGCCCTTCAGCCGGTTCCCCTCCGTGGAGCGGGACCTGTCCCTCCTGGTGGATCTGGGCCAGTCCTATGAGGCCCTGGTCGGCGCCATGCGGAAGATCCTTCCGGCGGAAGCCCTGCAGGATCTGCGCTGCGTGGACGTGTTCCGTCACCGAAGCCTTCCCGAGGGTCGCCAGGCGTGGCTGATGCGCCTGCGCTTCCAGGCGGACCGGACCCTCGTGGGCGAGGACGTGGACGGCTGGATGGCCGCCGCCCTGGCCGCGGCCGAGTCGCTCGGGGCGAAGCTCCGGGCGTAA
- the zapB gene encoding cell division protein ZapB, with amino-acid sequence MDLLKQLESKMQALVQQRNQLKDELDALKAAGAVGDRELQSLRTRLEDALAEKSILEKDREAVKEQVASILRALEALG; translated from the coding sequence ATGGACCTTCTCAAACAGCTCGAATCGAAGATGCAGGCCCTGGTCCAGCAGCGCAACCAGTTGAAGGATGAACTGGATGCGCTCAAGGCGGCCGGTGCGGTGGGCGACCGGGAACTCCAGTCCCTCCGGACCCGGCTGGAGGATGCCCTGGCCGAGAAGAGCATCCTGGAGAAGGATCGGGAGGCCGTGAAGGAGCAGGTCGCCTCGATCCTCCGTGCCCTGGAGGCGCTGGGATGA